In one Pseudomonas purpurea genomic region, the following are encoded:
- the dapA gene encoding 4-hydroxy-tetrahydrodipicolinate synthase, with protein MIAGSMVALVTPMDAQGRLDWDSLSKLVDFHLQNGTHAIVAVGTTGESATLDVNEHIEVIRRVVKQVAGRIPVIAGTGANSTREAIELTTNAKTAGADACLLVTPYYNKPTQEGLYQHFKTIAEAVDIPQILYNVPGRTACDMQAETVIRLSTVKNIIGIKEATGDLSRAKAILDGVSKDFLVISGDDATAVELILLGGKGNISVTANVAPREMSDLCTAALKGDAVTARAIHEKLMPLNKTLFIESNPIPVKWALHEMGLMPDGIRLPLTWLSEACHEPLRQALRQSGVLV; from the coding sequence TGGCACTGGTCACACCCATGGATGCTCAGGGGCGTCTCGACTGGGACAGCCTGAGCAAACTCGTGGACTTTCACCTGCAAAACGGCACCCACGCTATCGTGGCCGTCGGCACCACAGGTGAATCGGCCACCCTGGACGTGAACGAACACATCGAGGTGATTCGTCGCGTGGTCAAGCAGGTCGCAGGGCGCATCCCGGTGATCGCCGGCACGGGCGCCAATTCGACGCGCGAAGCCATCGAGCTGACCACCAATGCGAAAACCGCTGGCGCCGATGCGTGCCTGCTGGTGACCCCGTATTACAACAAGCCGACGCAAGAAGGCCTGTACCAGCACTTCAAGACCATCGCCGAAGCCGTCGACATCCCGCAGATCCTTTACAACGTGCCTGGCCGCACAGCCTGTGACATGCAGGCCGAGACGGTGATCCGCCTGTCGACCGTGAAAAACATCATCGGCATCAAGGAAGCCACGGGCGATCTTTCGCGCGCCAAGGCGATCCTGGACGGTGTCAGCAAGGACTTCCTGGTGATTTCCGGTGACGACGCCACCGCTGTCGAGCTGATCCTGCTGGGCGGTAAAGGCAACATTTCGGTGACCGCCAACGTGGCGCCGCGTGAGATGAGCGATCTGTGCACCGCAGCCCTGAAGGGCGACGCCGTGACTGCCCGGGCGATCCACGAAAAGCTGATGCCGCTCAATAAAACCCTGTTTATCGAATCCAACCCTATCCCCGTGAAATGGGCCCTGCATGAAATGGGCTTGATGCCGGACGGTATCCGTCTGCCGCTCACCTGGCTCAGCGAAGCCTGTCACGAACCGCTGCGACAGGCCCTGCGCCAGTCCGGCGTATTGGTTTAA
- the bamC gene encoding outer membrane protein assembly factor BamC translates to MKRMAGLSALALIISSTSGCGWVWGPEGYFRDRGSDYLEAQQTAPMQLPPDVSTSKRLDPLLPIPRNVADDTVKGEYEVPRPQPLSALADASDYSLQKSGDSRWVMAQHPPAEVWPVAVQFFQDNGFRLDEQRPQTGEFTTSWQRPDELSAAVAKRLTSAGVASDSETRVRVRIEPGVQRNTSEVYVVSAERPAGSTADVAFTNRSVNTGLDAALVDDMLASMSRTSEKGGSVSMLASRDFDTPNRVSLSEDGSGNPVLNVGSDLDRAWSSVGRALEQGEWRVEDINRSLGLYYINLAEKAEKKNDEPGFLGKLFGSKPAKEEVEARAERYQVRLSKVGENVQVTVEKNINTVAPADVARKVLGVIQDNLG, encoded by the coding sequence ATGAAGCGAATGGCCGGACTTTCCGCACTTGCCTTGATTATCTCCAGCACCAGTGGCTGCGGATGGGTCTGGGGCCCGGAAGGTTATTTCCGTGACCGTGGTAGCGATTACCTGGAAGCGCAACAGACTGCACCGATGCAACTGCCGCCGGACGTCAGCACCTCCAAGCGTCTGGACCCGTTGTTGCCGATCCCGCGTAACGTGGCAGACGACACCGTCAAGGGTGAATACGAAGTGCCGCGTCCGCAGCCACTGTCGGCGCTGGCCGATGCCAGTGACTACAGCCTGCAAAAGAGCGGCGACTCGCGCTGGGTCATGGCGCAGCACCCTCCGGCCGAAGTCTGGCCCGTGGCCGTGCAGTTCTTCCAGGACAACGGTTTCCGTCTGGATGAACAGCGCCCGCAAACCGGCGAGTTCACAACGTCCTGGCAGCGTCCTGACGAGTTGTCGGCGGCAGTCGCCAAGCGTCTGACTTCTGCTGGCGTGGCGTCCGATAGCGAGACCCGCGTACGGGTGCGCATCGAGCCAGGCGTGCAGCGCAATACCAGTGAAGTCTACGTGGTCAGCGCCGAGCGTCCTGCCGGCAGCACTGCCGACGTCGCCTTCACCAACCGTTCGGTCAACACTGGCCTGGACGCTGCACTGGTCGATGACATGCTCGCGAGCATGAGCCGTACTTCGGAGAAGGGCGGTTCTGTCTCCATGCTGGCCTCCCGTGATTTCGACACCCCGAACCGCGTCAGCCTGAGCGAAGACGGCAGCGGCAACCCGGTGCTCAACGTCGGTTCCGACCTGGACCGTGCGTGGTCGAGTGTCGGCCGTGCGCTGGAGCAGGGTGAGTGGCGCGTTGAAGACATCAACCGCAGCCTGGGCCTGTACTACATCAACCTCGCGGAAAAAGCCGAGAAGAAAAACGACGAGCCGGGTTTCCTGGGCAAGTTGTTCGGCAGCAAGCCTGCGAAGGAAGAAGTTGAAGCCCGTGCCGAGCGTTATCAGGTTCGCCTGAGCAAGGTGGGTGAAAACGTCCAGGTCACCGTCGAGAAAAACATCAACACCGTTGCACCGGCCGATGTGGCCCGCAAAGTGTTGGGCGTGATTCAGGACAACCTGGGCTGA
- a CDS encoding MBL fold metallo-hydrolase yields MRFAVLGSGSQGNGTLIASDDTVVLVDCGFSLRETEKRLLRLGVSPTQLSAILVTHEHADHVHGVGLLSRRYNLPVYLSRGTLRGMRKPVEPAGLLAGGEQLQIGSLSISVIAVAHDAQEPTQYVFSDGRRRFGLLTDLGSYCATVLEGYRNLDALMIEANHCRDRLARGHYPSFLKQRVGGELGHLNNHQAASLVAELGWQDLQHLVLAHLSSKNNLPQLARQCFVDTLGCDPDWLQLADQDSGLDWRDIA; encoded by the coding sequence ATGCGTTTTGCCGTTCTCGGCAGCGGTAGCCAAGGGAACGGCACGCTGATAGCCAGCGACGACACGGTTGTACTGGTTGATTGTGGTTTCTCCCTGCGTGAAACCGAAAAACGCCTGTTGCGCCTGGGTGTCAGCCCGACGCAACTGAGCGCGATACTGGTGACCCACGAGCATGCCGACCACGTGCATGGCGTGGGTTTGCTGTCTCGGCGCTACAATCTTCCTGTCTACCTGAGTCGCGGCACCCTGCGCGGGATGCGCAAACCGGTTGAGCCGGCAGGCCTTCTGGCTGGCGGTGAGCAATTGCAGATCGGCAGCCTGAGCATCAGCGTCATCGCGGTGGCCCATGATGCGCAGGAACCGACGCAGTACGTCTTCAGCGATGGTCGGCGGCGCTTCGGCCTGCTGACGGACCTGGGCTCGTATTGCGCCACGGTGCTGGAGGGGTATCGCAACCTCGATGCGTTGATGATCGAGGCCAACCATTGCCGTGACAGGCTCGCCAGAGGCCACTACCCATCCTTTCTCAAACAGCGGGTGGGCGGTGAACTGGGACATTTGAACAACCATCAGGCCGCAAGCCTGGTGGCCGAGTTGGGCTGGCAAGACCTGCAACACCTGGTACTGGCCCACCTGAGCAGCAAGAACAACCTGCCGCAGCTGGCCCGGCAATGTTTTGTCGACACCCTCGGGTGCGACCCGGACTGGCTGCAACTGGCCGATCAAGATTCAGGGCTCGACTGGCGAGATATCGCCTAG
- a CDS encoding type VI immunity family protein, producing the protein MKGLEQLVERAPDLAFELPDGTPVVKLGLIATLYFKEGYTTQIKQKVMECFDRFYSEFGSELKAQWGERHSKLTPDSFKKSRDKILKTGPHNQYEWQISSAIDDKEAETYGLAVLSSQELHGDSTRSFIKLVLPWTFLEAAEGMARYRDWLVYLCNQVCADHGYGGLSTILPFYFDPYTHIECELAQQFSGLEVDSMPHRLSMHLVDQIKGANWYTILSDTFVERLGGETAVRQLQGSRSDIDVVRYDKGLIIRAGDYPQLGALADGLPAAYVTVSKGVKPLRSSSPVQLHGHSPYGASFGKDSSRRWYARFDEEGAETEAPC; encoded by the coding sequence ATGAAGGGATTGGAACAACTCGTAGAGCGTGCCCCGGATCTGGCCTTTGAATTGCCGGACGGGACCCCGGTAGTGAAGTTGGGTTTGATTGCGACCCTGTACTTCAAAGAAGGGTACACGACCCAAATCAAGCAAAAAGTCATGGAGTGCTTTGATCGCTTCTACAGCGAGTTCGGCTCAGAGCTCAAGGCACAATGGGGGGAAAGACACAGCAAGCTGACGCCCGACAGTTTCAAGAAGAGCCGTGACAAGATCCTGAAGACCGGCCCCCATAATCAGTATGAGTGGCAGATCTCCAGTGCAATTGACGACAAGGAGGCCGAGACCTACGGTCTTGCCGTCCTGAGCTCACAAGAGCTGCACGGTGACTCGACGCGTTCGTTTATCAAGCTTGTGTTGCCCTGGACGTTTCTCGAGGCAGCAGAGGGTATGGCTCGTTATCGTGACTGGCTGGTTTACCTGTGCAATCAGGTCTGCGCGGACCATGGCTATGGTGGGCTGTCGACAATCCTGCCGTTTTATTTCGATCCCTACACGCATATCGAGTGTGAGCTGGCTCAACAGTTTTCAGGGCTGGAGGTCGACTCCATGCCGCACAGGCTCTCCATGCATTTGGTTGACCAGATCAAAGGTGCAAACTGGTACACCATCCTCTCGGATACCTTCGTCGAGCGTCTGGGCGGTGAAACCGCCGTGCGCCAATTGCAGGGCTCCCGGAGTGATATCGACGTGGTCAGGTACGACAAGGGGCTGATTATCCGTGCAGGTGACTACCCGCAACTCGGGGCACTTGCTGATGGACTTCCCGCCGCCTACGTGACGGTCAGCAAGGGAGTGAAACCGCTACGCAGTTCGAGTCCTGTTCAACTTCACGGCCATTCGCCTTATGGGGCGAGTTTCGGAAAAGACAGTTCCCGGCGCTGGTACGCACGCTTTGACGAAGAGGGTGCCGAGACCGAGGCACCCTGTTGA
- a CDS encoding TonB-dependent receptor produces MEASPEYYQRCSAVPAAVPDGNNMWDASGCFVREILDPVEDYTNANRMIQFKPGNIKLHTLTSDFKWRPEDDTLARYVDLNGHLWATFARSIMYNNTGFHAPQRGQGYQDEQSEKYRSALKSDLSNLKVGADLTNINRFDTRGGDFTLTYGTSYLYETIDPTRAPYQDDRQNNRVERDANRHEYSLSTSLDYQPIQDLTFTLGGRYSGYRIRDRNRQAIIESRPDSLPAYPWTPWTREFTGFAPNTELSGHGFAPAYSVSYTFSEHLMSYASYTQGLRMPSLFETTMGNWTAIPNNDLRPERMKTFEVGTALKGNNLLFSNDQGAIKLAYFRNTIDNMITRNYRYNKNAPAGFGGELNIRNVDSFTTQGFELTSSYDSQWVFADVSYVYNTKAETCDSAFAQALRDGGKAQTPDCTPGGFQGSYTNTQNPPRYTVNMVLGAKAFEQKLATGIRMLYNSGPMYVLDKSWQVGATTPQQHYLSTRIYDYFADYQINDELKVSFNIYNLTDQYYLDPMSQSMMPAPGRTSSLSASLKF; encoded by the coding sequence ATGGAGGCCAGCCCCGAGTACTACCAGCGTTGCTCAGCCGTGCCCGCAGCAGTGCCGGATGGCAACAACATGTGGGATGCGTCCGGTTGCTTCGTACGCGAAATTCTCGATCCGGTGGAGGACTACACCAACGCCAACCGGATGATTCAGTTCAAACCCGGCAATATCAAACTGCATACCCTCACCAGCGACTTCAAATGGCGCCCCGAAGACGACACGCTGGCACGCTATGTCGACCTGAACGGCCACCTGTGGGCCACTTTCGCCCGCAGCATCATGTACAACAACACCGGTTTCCATGCGCCTCAACGCGGCCAGGGCTACCAGGACGAGCAAAGCGAAAAGTACCGCTCCGCGCTCAAGTCGGACCTGAGTAACCTCAAGGTCGGAGCCGACCTGACCAACATCAACCGCTTCGACACCCGTGGCGGCGATTTCACCCTGACCTATGGCACGTCCTACCTGTACGAAACCATCGATCCGACCCGTGCGCCCTATCAGGACGATCGGCAAAACAATCGTGTGGAGCGCGACGCCAACCGTCACGAGTACAGCCTGAGCACCTCGCTGGACTACCAGCCCATCCAGGACCTGACGTTCACCCTCGGCGGGCGCTACAGCGGCTACCGCATTCGCGACCGCAATCGACAAGCCATCATCGAATCACGCCCGGATTCATTGCCGGCTTATCCCTGGACACCCTGGACCCGCGAGTTCACAGGTTTTGCACCGAACACCGAACTGTCCGGCCACGGCTTCGCACCGGCCTACAGCGTCAGCTACACCTTCAGCGAACACCTGATGAGCTACGCGTCCTACACCCAGGGTTTGCGCATGCCGTCACTGTTCGAAACCACCATGGGCAACTGGACCGCCATCCCCAACAACGACTTGCGGCCTGAACGAATGAAAACCTTCGAAGTGGGGACCGCGCTCAAGGGCAACAACTTGCTGTTCAGCAATGACCAGGGTGCAATCAAACTGGCGTACTTTCGCAACACCATCGACAACATGATCACGCGCAATTATCGCTACAACAAAAATGCGCCCGCCGGTTTTGGTGGTGAGTTGAACATCCGCAACGTCGACAGCTTCACCACCCAGGGCTTTGAACTGACCAGCAGCTACGACAGCCAGTGGGTGTTCGCCGACGTGTCTTATGTTTACAACACCAAGGCTGAAACCTGCGACAGCGCCTTCGCCCAGGCTCTGCGCGATGGCGGCAAGGCACAAACTCCCGATTGCACGCCTGGCGGCTTCCAGGGTTCCTACACCAACACCCAGAACCCGCCGCGCTATACCGTCAACATGGTGCTGGGCGCCAAGGCGTTCGAGCAAAAACTGGCCACCGGCATACGCATGCTCTACAACAGCGGCCCGATGTACGTGCTGGACAAATCCTGGCAGGTCGGCGCAACCACCCCGCAGCAGCATTATCTGTCCACGCGGATCTACGACTACTTCGCCGACTACCAGATCAACGATGAACTGAAGGTCAGCTTCAATATTTACAACCTGACCGACCAGTACTACCTGGACCCGATGTCGCAAAGCATGATGCCGGCACCGGGCAGGACATCGAGCCTCTCGGCCTCGCTGAAGTTCTGA
- a CDS encoding toxin-antitoxin system YwqK family antitoxin: MYLKHWKMYLAITASGLAVLPGTAAASSTLNAYFTEVDSKVTNLPEVAPVPLILMTLSTPNACGNNQAYLTPEAIEVPVEAFSEAPQKLRQTIDERRTFVLTLSDCNGHPPVITHVELCTPQACPEFLAQPVDGKLYLSENYLPVDADEGENVLNVPMPYDKAHKAWKVKIYNLRSGKLRLEGYVDNEDYAKGKLVYPYKVLRNNGKVGYSSELDADGLTDGKSIDYHENGKVQKTLVYRKGKMVDGEYASYDENGKVTERVSYRNGVMDGPYRMYYPSGKLQHSSTFVAGKAEGASTSWFENGAVQTERHNVNSSPDGWVVTYYANGKVEAKTLFEKETQRSDLLWNEQGVQVSQSQWDEQHREQGEFKLWHDNGQLKDLRVYKDGKLQGAARSWFENGQMQSSTDYVDGREQGWMRFWKEDGSLSSECQYQAGIQQGKCT; encoded by the coding sequence ATGTACTTGAAACACTGGAAGATGTACCTGGCCATCACCGCCTCCGGGCTGGCCGTATTGCCGGGCACGGCGGCGGCCAGCAGCACGCTGAACGCCTATTTCACTGAAGTCGACAGCAAAGTGACGAACCTGCCTGAAGTGGCGCCGGTCCCGTTGATCCTGATGACGCTCTCCACACCCAATGCCTGTGGCAACAATCAGGCCTACCTGACGCCAGAGGCCATCGAAGTCCCGGTTGAAGCGTTCTCGGAAGCACCGCAGAAACTCCGGCAAACCATCGACGAGCGAAGAACCTTCGTGTTGACGCTGTCGGACTGCAACGGCCACCCACCCGTGATCACCCACGTGGAACTGTGCACCCCGCAAGCGTGCCCTGAGTTCCTCGCCCAACCGGTGGACGGAAAACTCTACCTGAGCGAAAACTACCTGCCGGTCGACGCCGACGAGGGCGAAAACGTACTGAATGTACCGATGCCCTACGACAAGGCCCACAAGGCCTGGAAGGTCAAGATCTACAACCTGCGCAGCGGTAAATTGCGCCTGGAAGGCTACGTCGACAACGAAGACTATGCCAAAGGCAAACTGGTCTATCCGTACAAAGTCCTGCGCAACAACGGCAAGGTCGGCTACAGCAGCGAACTCGACGCCGATGGCCTGACCGATGGCAAAAGCATCGACTACCACGAGAACGGCAAGGTCCAGAAAACCCTGGTCTACCGCAAAGGCAAGATGGTCGACGGCGAATACGCTTCCTACGACGAAAACGGCAAAGTCACCGAACGCGTCAGCTACCGCAATGGCGTGATGGACGGGCCTTACCGTATGTACTATCCGAGCGGAAAACTGCAGCACAGCAGCACGTTCGTTGCAGGCAAAGCCGAGGGCGCATCGACCTCCTGGTTTGAGAACGGTGCGGTACAGACCGAACGCCATAACGTGAACAGCAGCCCTGACGGTTGGGTAGTCACCTACTACGCCAATGGAAAAGTAGAAGCGAAAACCTTGTTCGAAAAAGAGACTCAGCGCAGCGACTTGCTCTGGAACGAACAAGGCGTACAAGTCAGTCAGTCGCAGTGGGACGAACAACACCGCGAGCAAGGCGAGTTCAAGCTGTGGCACGACAACGGCCAGCTCAAGGACCTCCGGGTCTACAAGGACGGCAAGCTTCAGGGCGCCGCGCGTTCCTGGTTTGAAAACGGCCAGATGCAATCTTCAACCGACTACGTCGACGGCCGCGAACAGGGCTGGATGCGCTTCTGGAAGGAAGATGGCAGCCTGAGCAGCGAATGCCAGTATCAGGCCGGTATCCAGCAAGGAAAATGCACGTAA
- a CDS encoding toxin-antitoxin system YwqK family antitoxin, giving the protein MPFKHWKSLGLALLTFTSPLLTHAETRPAHPTVIIGMDTDASYVAKGPSIQGVPQAELRRAVLLQLSNPHACGSDEVYLTPESVGVPNESFGRLLDEVQQLIDDETPLLLTLSACDGKRAFFEKVRACTPEECAELTATLVDGKQYLDEQYQATGRSQATYFIAMPMPYDKKLKAWHAKVFYVESKTLRRDYFVDAKDFVSGKPVYGSKTYYPNGKLGQSFQNDVHGKRQGEVVTYSETGIVTQRATYLNDELEGLQTTYHDNGKVEEAYTLHDGKRVDGESLTYDEDGKLAERTPYRNGVIDGPYTAYYPSGKLRHSSTFVAGDAQGPAITYFEDGSVQTERQNVNGHPDGWLITYYAGGKVAEKEFYEHEKQRSLARWNEQGVQTLQSQWDEQRREQGDFKQWYGNGQLKEHTAYKDGKIIGEASSWYENGQLKEQKIYKDGQRQGESRDWYESGQLNASAHYVDDQRDGKTQYWDMEGKLSSECTYKAGERIGDCTQL; this is encoded by the coding sequence ATGCCGTTCAAACACTGGAAGTCACTGGGTTTAGCCTTACTGACGTTCACATCTCCCCTCCTCACCCACGCAGAAACCCGCCCTGCTCACCCGACGGTGATCATCGGCATGGACACCGACGCCAGCTACGTCGCAAAAGGGCCCTCGATTCAGGGCGTGCCTCAGGCAGAGCTGCGTCGCGCCGTGTTGTTGCAGCTCTCCAACCCGCATGCCTGCGGGAGCGACGAGGTCTACCTCACCCCTGAATCGGTGGGCGTTCCCAATGAGTCTTTTGGCCGGCTCCTGGATGAAGTCCAGCAACTGATCGACGATGAAACCCCGCTGCTGCTCACGCTGTCCGCCTGCGACGGCAAGCGCGCCTTCTTCGAGAAAGTCAGAGCCTGTACACCAGAAGAGTGCGCCGAGCTGACGGCCACACTGGTCGACGGCAAGCAGTACCTCGACGAGCAATACCAGGCGACTGGCAGAAGCCAGGCGACGTACTTCATCGCGATGCCCATGCCTTACGACAAAAAGCTCAAGGCCTGGCACGCCAAGGTCTTTTACGTTGAATCGAAAACCCTGCGCCGGGACTACTTCGTCGACGCCAAGGATTTCGTTTCCGGCAAGCCTGTCTACGGCTCAAAAACCTACTACCCGAACGGAAAGCTCGGTCAGAGTTTTCAGAACGACGTCCACGGCAAACGTCAGGGCGAAGTGGTCACCTATTCCGAGACCGGTATCGTCACCCAGCGTGCGACCTACCTGAACGATGAACTCGAAGGCCTGCAAACCACCTACCACGACAACGGCAAAGTCGAAGAAGCCTACACACTTCACGACGGCAAGCGGGTGGACGGCGAGTCCCTGACCTACGACGAAGACGGCAAGCTCGCCGAGCGCACCCCGTACCGTAATGGCGTAATCGATGGCCCCTACACGGCGTACTACCCGAGCGGAAAACTGCGGCACAGCAGCACATTCGTTGCAGGTGATGCTCAGGGACCGGCGATCACCTACTTTGAGGACGGTTCCGTCCAGACTGAACGCCAAAACGTCAACGGCCACCCGGATGGCTGGTTGATCACCTATTACGCTGGTGGAAAAGTCGCAGAGAAAGAGTTCTACGAGCATGAAAAGCAACGCAGTCTCGCTCGCTGGAACGAACAAGGCGTCCAGACCCTGCAATCCCAATGGGACGAACAACGCCGCGAGCAAGGCGACTTCAAGCAGTGGTATGGCAACGGCCAGCTCAAGGAGCACACGGCCTACAAGGATGGAAAAATCATCGGTGAGGCAAGCAGCTGGTACGAAAACGGCCAGCTCAAAGAGCAGAAGATCTACAAGGATGGGCAGCGCCAGGGTGAATCTCGCGACTGGTATGAAAGCGGCCAGTTGAACGCATCTGCCCACTACGTCGACGACCAGCGGGACGGCAAGACCCAGTACTGGGACATGGAAGGCAAGCTGTCCAGCGAGTGCACCTACAAGGCCGGCGAGCGGATTGGCGACTGCACTCAGCTTTAA
- a CDS encoding DUF1508 domain-containing protein, which translates to MYFEIYRQTRGTLVTGKGQWRWRLRAANHETIASGESYVNKADCLHAIGLIKSTDTETLVKEI; encoded by the coding sequence ATGTATTTTGAAATCTACAGACAAACCCGAGGCACCCTGGTCACCGGAAAAGGTCAATGGCGCTGGCGCTTGAGAGCCGCCAACCACGAAACCATTGCCAGCGGTGAGTCCTACGTCAACAAGGCCGATTGCCTGCATGCAATCGGGCTGATCAAAAGCACCGACACCGAGACGCTCGTCAAAGAGATCTAG
- a CDS encoding glycosyltransferase family 2 protein: MDPTDILQLSLVVPVFNEAATVDLFLARISAVFANEPQIMLDIVFVNDGSTDATLALLLERQKTDPRVRIVDLSRNFGKEAALTAGLQAATGQVVVPIDVDLQDPPEVILQMVERWREGYEVVLGRRVNRDSDSWAKQVSANWFYRLHNKIAEQRLPENVGDFRLMDRCVVDALDSLPESRRFMKGLFAWVGFRTAYVDYVRPARVAGETKFNGWRLWNFALEGITSFSTEPLRIWTYLGAFVSLISFAFATFIILRAIIHGIDVPGYASLMVAVTFLGGLQLIGIGVLGEYLGRTYIESKRRPVFLVRRVYNAKD; this comes from the coding sequence ATGGATCCGACAGACATCCTGCAGCTATCGCTGGTTGTCCCTGTGTTCAATGAAGCCGCCACCGTTGATCTGTTTCTGGCCCGGATTTCTGCGGTCTTCGCCAATGAACCGCAGATCATGCTCGACATCGTGTTCGTGAACGACGGCAGTACCGATGCCACGCTTGCGCTGCTGCTTGAACGACAGAAGACCGATCCACGCGTGCGGATCGTCGACCTGAGCCGCAATTTCGGCAAGGAAGCGGCATTGACCGCTGGCTTGCAAGCGGCCACGGGGCAGGTGGTGGTGCCGATCGATGTCGACCTTCAAGACCCGCCGGAGGTCATTCTCCAGATGGTCGAGCGCTGGCGCGAAGGCTACGAAGTGGTGCTCGGGCGGCGGGTCAATCGTGATTCCGACTCTTGGGCCAAGCAAGTCTCGGCCAATTGGTTCTATCGCCTGCACAACAAGATTGCCGAACAGCGGTTGCCGGAAAACGTCGGCGACTTCCGGCTGATGGACCGCTGCGTGGTCGATGCGCTGGACTCCCTGCCCGAATCGCGGCGTTTCATGAAAGGCCTGTTCGCCTGGGTCGGCTTTCGTACGGCCTACGTCGATTACGTCCGACCTGCCAGGGTGGCCGGGGAGACCAAGTTCAACGGCTGGCGGTTATGGAATTTCGCCCTTGAGGGCATCACCAGTTTCAGCACTGAGCCCTTGCGCATCTGGACATACCTCGGGGCGTTCGTCTCGCTGATATCGTTTGCATTTGCCACCTTCATCATCCTGCGGGCAATCATCCACGGGATCGACGTGCCGGGTTACGCCTCGTTGATGGTCGCGGTGACCTTCCTGGGTGGCCTGCAACTGATCGGGATCGGCGTGCTGGGCGAATACTTGGGCAGGACCTACATCGAATCGAAGCGTCGGCCGGTTTTTCTGGTACGCCGGGTCTACAACGCCAAGGACTAA
- a CDS encoding methyltransferase domain-containing protein translates to MDLKETDILGDGIAQHWYYRSKAAAMIRMLDGYVATSLLDVGAGSGFFSHHLLTHSSASRAWCVDISYDADSDATTAGKPVHYRRAIDSVDADLVLLMDVLEHVDDDVGLLKTYVDKVPVGSRFLITVPAFQFLWSGHDDFLEHKRRYTLKHLESVVRDAGLHVRQGAYYFGLVFPLAAGLRLLPKGAQPSPPRSQLKRHHPLVNSLLNTLCTLERPFMRANRVAGLTVFCLAEKR, encoded by the coding sequence ATGGATCTCAAGGAAACCGATATTCTCGGCGACGGTATCGCGCAACACTGGTACTACCGTTCCAAAGCCGCCGCCATGATCCGTATGCTGGATGGCTATGTCGCCACATCCTTGCTGGACGTCGGCGCCGGTTCGGGGTTTTTCTCCCATCACCTGCTGACCCACTCCAGCGCGTCTCGGGCCTGGTGCGTGGACATCAGCTACGACGCCGACTCTGATGCCACCACCGCCGGAAAACCGGTGCACTATCGTCGCGCGATTGACTCGGTCGATGCCGATCTGGTGTTGTTGATGGATGTACTCGAGCATGTCGATGACGATGTCGGGCTGCTGAAAACCTACGTCGACAAAGTCCCGGTGGGCAGCCGTTTCCTGATCACCGTACCGGCGTTCCAGTTCCTGTGGAGCGGGCACGACGACTTTCTCGAACACAAACGCCGCTACACCCTAAAACACCTCGAGTCGGTGGTGCGCGATGCCGGTTTGCACGTACGCCAGGGCGCCTACTACTTTGGCCTGGTGTTCCCGTTGGCGGCGGGGCTGCGGCTGTTGCCCAAAGGCGCGCAACCTTCGCCACCGCGCTCGCAACTCAAGCGACATCACCCACTGGTCAACTCGTTGCTGAACACCTTGTGCACGCTTGAGCGGCCCTTTATGCGGGCCAATCGCGTGGCGGGCCTGACGGTGTTCTGCCTGGCGGAAAAACGATGA
- a CDS encoding GtrA family protein, with the protein MNPPATSERSVLIRRALRFGLTGIAVTALHALVAVLFIEHVQALPPLANGVAFIVATVVSYVVNTTWSFSSRLHGRTLARFVTVSVVGFFLAMLVAWIAQVAGLDYRLGIVAVALTLPVFTFVLHNFWTYR; encoded by the coding sequence ATGAACCCGCCGGCCACCTCCGAGCGCTCGGTGCTGATCCGGCGCGCCTTGCGGTTCGGTCTGACCGGGATCGCCGTCACGGCACTCCATGCGCTGGTCGCGGTGCTGTTCATTGAACACGTGCAGGCATTGCCACCACTGGCCAACGGCGTCGCGTTCATCGTCGCCACCGTGGTGTCCTACGTGGTGAATACCACTTGGAGTTTCTCCAGCCGTTTACACGGGCGGACGCTGGCGCGGTTTGTCACGGTGTCGGTCGTGGGTTTTTTCCTGGCGATGCTGGTGGCCTGGATCGCTCAGGTCGCCGGGCTCGACTATCGACTGGGTATTGTCGCCGTGGCGCTGACTCTCCCGGTATTCACCTTTGTACTGCATAACTTCTGGACGTATCGATGA